One genomic segment of Panicum virgatum strain AP13 chromosome 2N, P.virgatum_v5, whole genome shotgun sequence includes these proteins:
- the LOC120660708 gene encoding uncharacterized protein LOC120660708 — protein MHLLDWRTMIRASTLSTRWKPLPYLLTNLYLHVDDFKPRTGILVMSQLNNLMSLYTETIKRLLAPMGERAIKVLRLRFYMTDPHLKSIGSIVTSVLERGSTKYLEFIIVTELHDVQCNEDNVRFGQRFIRFFNSYPYTFRCLRSLSIQNMRFNESDVPNLLNACDQLQRLCIESCDSGRRSVLQIDVPRSRLIELVFEFCGYVRIELVRVPKLVVTYDTWMRENPPIVFGHVPKLRSINFGCACMNWQPPFVLSNWLSGTRLEIVSLDFHDWMIWVKPEDPKLLQPIFSNLMDLYLSNIFAECDLEWTVYLLEAAPSLKNFFLTVSRHVCGRNDYVDNAERVNVAWEASSGFKHYKLKLLDIGGFETDCKMMKYIRLVMGCAARLRTICLHNKEPCDDCDAMHREAPSGSSFPVDEGDKNLIREHLTDGLSSAIEIIFE, from the exons ATGCACCTCCTTGACTGGAGAACTATGATACGGGCTAGTACACTCTCGACGCGGTGGAAGCCGCTTCCTTATTTGCTAACAAATCTTTATCTTCACGTCGACGACTTCAAACCTCGAACAGGGATTTTAGTGATGAGCCAACTCAACAATCTGATGAGTCTTTATACTGAAACAATAAAGAGATTGTTGGCTCCTATGGGTGAACGCGCCATCAAGGTCTTGCGCCTCCGTTTCTACATGACAGATCCTCACTTGAAATCCATTGGGTCCATAGTAACCAGCGTCCTTGAGCGGGGGAGCACCAAGTACCTTGAGTTCATCATAGTGACAGAGCTACATGACGTGCAATGCAACGAGGACAATGTCCGATTTGGACAGCGCTTCATCAGGTTCTTTAACTCCTATCCCTACACATTCAGATGTCTTAGAAGCCTCTCTATTCAGAACATGAGATTCAACGAGTCCGATGTGCCAAACCTGCTGAATGCCTGTGACCAGCTGCAGCGCTTGTGCATTGAGTCCTGTGACTCTGGCCGGCGATCCGTTCTGCAGATTGACGTGCCACGTTCTCGGCTGATCGAGCTGGTATTTGAATTCTGTGGCTATGTTCGAATCGAACTTGTccgggtccctaaacttgtggTTACTTATGACACTTGGATGCGTGAAAACCCTCCCATTGTTTTCGGTCACGTCCCAAAACTTCGGAGCATCAATTTCGGTTGCGCTTGCATGAATTGGCAGCCACCGTTCGTGCTGAGCAACTGGCTGTCAGGCACAAGACTGGAAATTGTGAGCTTGGACTTCCATGATTGGATG ATTTGGGTTAAACCTGAAGACCCAAAACTGCTCCAACCTATCTTTAGCAATCTGATGGATTTGTACCTCTCCAACATCTTCGCTGAATGTGACCTTGAGTGGACTGTCTATCTCCTTGAAGCTGCACCCTCTCTGAAGAATTTCTTCCTCACG GTGTCAAGACATGTGTGCGGAAGGAATGACTATGTGGACAATGCTGAGAGGGTCAATGTTGCATGGGAAGCATCATCTGGTTTCAAGCATTACAAGTTAAAATTATTGGACATAGGAGGCTTCGAGACGGATTGTAAGATGATGAAATACATAAGGCTTGTGATGGGGTGTGCTGCACGGCTGAGGACGATCTGCTTGCACAATAAAGAACCATGTGATGATTGTGATGCGATGCACCGTGAGGCTCCATCAGGGTCTAGTTTTCCAGTTGATGAGGGTGATAAGAATCTAATAAGGGAGCATCTAACAGATGGGCTCTCATCTGCTATTGAAATAATCTTTGAATGA